The following nucleotide sequence is from Tardiphaga sp. 709.
TGGTATTGTTCGTTTCAACCTCTTCTGGAAATGCTCTCCTTTCATTGTCCTTCTGCTTTTGAGCCTGTTGCTGTTCATTCCGATGGGATGGGGCGCGCCGCAGGGGCCTGCGTTGGTGGTTCGTCACTCGGTCTCCATCGTCCCGGACGTCGCCGGTGAGGTGATCGATGTTCCGGTCGCGGCCAATACCCCGCTCAAGGCAGGTGATGTGCTTTTCAGGATCGATCCGGTGCCCTTTGAGGCCCAGGTCAGGGGGATCGAAGCGCAGCTCAAACTATCGGATATGCGTCTTGCCCAGATGACGCAGCTCTTCGAGCGCGATTCCGGCCGCGGCTTCGATGTTGAGCAGCGGCAATCGGAGGTCGATCAGCTGACTGCACAGCGCGACAGCGCGCGGTGGAATCTGGACAAGACCATCGTGCGCGCACCGGCCGATGGCTATGTGACCAACGTCGCGCTGCGTAAGGGTGCGCGGGTGGCAAATCTCCCTCTGTCACCGGTGATGGCTTTCATCGATACGTCGGATACGATTGTCGGCGTCGAAATCGCACAGAACGATGCGCGATATCTGCGAAGTGGCCAGCCGGTCGAGGTCACGTTCAAGTTTCTCCCGGGCAAGATCTATACGGGGCGGGTGGAAAGTATCCTGCAAGCTGTCGCCACAGGGCAGACCCAGACGTCGGGTATTGCCGTGATGCCGAAAGCGGTGCAATCCGCGCCGTTCGTCGCCCGCGTGAAGCTCGATGACGCCGGGATTGCGGCGCAGTTGCCGGCAGGAAGTGCCGGTGAAGCCGCGATCTTCACCGACCACGTCAAGGCAACGCATATCATTCGCAAGGTGCTGTTGAGACAGATTGCGATCCTGAATTATGTCAATCCGTTTTGAGTCCTGAGATGACTACCAAGCGTTCAGCAGAGCGGCGCCCACTTCGTATCGGGTTTCGTACATCCATCGTCACGCTGTTCGTGGCGGTGGTACTGTTTGTCGGATTGACGCTGGTCTATTTCAGCTTCAGCCGTGTGTCGCTGATCACGCAGACGGCGGCAAGTACCTTTATCGACAAGGTGGCGCAGCTCGGCGCCGACCGGATCGATTCCAAATTCCGCAACGTGCGCGACAGCCTCGAAATTCTCGCCGGCCTTCCGTCGATCCAGTCGGCGGAGATCGAAGACAATTCGCGACTCTACAGTCTGATGGCCTCGATGCTGCGCAACAACCCGCAGATATTCAATCTCTATGTCGGCTATGAGGACGGCTCATTTCTTGAAATGGATGTGATCGACCGCGCCAAGCCGGCTTTCCGTGCAGGCCTCGGCGTGGATGAGGATGCCGCCTTCCGCGTGGTCATCATTTCACGCACCGGCAACGCATCGCCATCGCCCGCCACTATCTTCCTATCGGATAACCTGATCCAGGTTGCCGAAACCAAGGGCCCCACGACCTATGATCCTCGTCAGCGGCCCTGGTACGTCGAGGCCTTCAAGGATGAGAAAACACTGCTGACCGGGCCGTATGTGTTCTTTGCGACCGGCCAGCCCGGTTATACTTTGCGCACAGCGCTGAAGGAGGGCCGCCGCGGCGTAGTGGCCGCCGATCTCCTGCTCAATCGCCTTGAGATAATGCTGGACGAGCAAAGGCTCGGCGACTCCGGGGTTGCCTTTCTATTCAATGATTCGGCGCGGATCGTTGCGCATCCCGAGATGAGCCGGCTGATGGAGGAAATTCCCGAGCGCGGCAACGAGCTGCCGTCAATGAGTGCGATCAGGCTGCCCGGTCTTTCGCAGGCGGTTGAGACGTGGCGAAAGGGCGGTGCGTCTCAGCAGTTTTTTGCGGACGATGCCGGACGAACCTATGTCGCCGCCTTTCACGGTATCGAGACCGCGGGCAATGCCGGTATCAAGCTCGCTGTGATCGCGCCACTCGACGAATTTTTCGCAAAGATCATTTCGGAGCGGCGCGGCTTGTTTGCGCTGGCTCTCGGTTTTGTGCTCGGAATGCTGCCACTGGCGATCTGGCTTGGCTCCATGCTCGCGCGGTCGCTGCGCAGCCTCGCCCAACAAACCGACGAGATTCAGCATTTCAGGCTCGCGGATCGCCCGCGCCTGCATTCCGTCATCGATGAGATCAACGAGCTCGGCCGCTCGGTCTTTGCGACGCGGACTGTCATACGAAACTTCGCCAGTTTTGTGCCAAGGCCAATCGTGCGGCAGCTCATCGAGTCCGGAGCGTCGATCGAGCTCGGGGGAACGCGGCGGGAAGTCACCGTGCTCTTCACCGATGTCGCCGATTTCACGGCCAAGACGGAAAAGGCCGATCCGTCGGAAGTCATGATCTTCACGTCGCGCTATTTCGCGGCGCTGTCCGAGGTTATCATGAAATATCACGGCACGATCGATAAATTCATTGGCGATGCCGTGATGGCGTTCTGGAACGCGCCAGACGATGATCCCCACCACGTCGTCCATGCCTGCGAGGCCGTGCTCGCCTGTGTGAAACGCAATGGCGAGCTGAACGAACAGTTCCGCGGCGCCGGGTGGCCCGCCTATGGCACCCGCTTTGGTCTGCATGCAGGCGATGCGGTCGTCGGCAATGTCGGTTCCTCCGACCGCATGAATTACACTGCGCTCGGCGCGACCGTTAACCTCGCCGCGCGTCTGGAAGGGCTCAACAAAAATTATGGGACACAGGTGCTGGTCAGCGCCGCCGTGAAGGAGCGCGTCGAAGGACGCTTTTCTTTCCGCAGCATCGACGAGATCAAGCCGAAGGGCTTTGCGGAGGACGTGCGGATCTTTGAACTGCGTTGCGAGGCGGATGGAGCTTCGGAGCATGCCTTCTGCCAGCGCTGGGAAATCGTCTATGCCGCGATCCGGCAGGATAAGTCGGCCGTGGCCCTCGTGGGGGTCACCGACTTTCTTGCCCAGTATCCCGACGATGGTGTTGCGCAATACCATGCGGAACGGATTCGCGTGGAATTACAAGCGCCGCGCCGCGTTGCGAGCGGAGCGATGCAATGACGCGCGTGCTCCGTCCTTTCAACAGGCGTCAGATCCTGGCCGGTGGGCTTGCGGCAGGCGCCGCCTTTGCCGCTCCTGCGGTCGCGCAAGCGCGAACACGCGTTCGGCTGGGATACCTCCATGTCGTCGCCGTCGACGGCCAGATCTTCACCGGCCTCGATCTGGGCTCGTTCGACAAACAGGGTATCGATTTCGAGCTTGTCGAGTGCAATACCGGGCCGGAAGCGTTCGAGGCCATGGCGCGGGGAGAGGTGGATGTGCTGTCGGCGGGCGGAGTGATTTCGAACTATCTCGCGCTCGGTGCTGGCCGCGGCTTTCTGATCAACGATATCGAGATCGCCACTGCACAGCTCTGGGTTCGCCCGGACCGCGGGGTCAAATCCTTCGCCGATCTCCGTGGCAAGCGCATCGCGACAACGACGAGGACCACGGCGCATATCTTTCTGGACCGCGCCTTGCGCGCTAACGGCCTTGGCCTCGCCGACGTTCAAGTGGTCAACAGCAACATGTCGCAAGCCGTGGGCGCGTTCATTGCCGGAGAGGTGCCTGCCGTTGCGTTGTGGGTGCCGTTTAACCTCAGCGTCCGCGACAAGCTCCCGGATGCCATCAAGCTGGTGGATGCGTCCGCCTTCTATCCGCAGTCGGCAGTGGTTGGCGGCTGGGTCGCGCGGCACGAGTATTATGCCGCGCACAAGGACGTCTTGCAGCGGATCATCCGAGGCTGGGCGACCGCCAACGACCACATGTTGCGGAATCCCAAGGCCGCAGCGGAGTCTCTTCACCAGCGGCACTATCAGAACGCCTCGATTGCCGACATAGCAGAGGCGCTTAAGGCGCAAAAGATGTTCTCGTCACGGGAGTGGAAACGGCTTTATGCCGACGGCACGGTTACAAAATGGCTGCAGCAAGTCAGCGATTTCTTCGTGGTGGAAGCTGGCGTCACAACGGCGACGCCGGCCACGGACTATTTCGATTCCAGTTTGTATTTGGCAACGGTGAATTAGCAGCCAGTTTAAGCAACGATATATTTGAGCAGGGGCTGCATACCCCATCTGGCAAAGGACGAAATGTCAGTCGCCGGCCCCTGAGCCATATTGCTTCGAAACTCCTCGGACGTCGAACCGGATCGAGAACAGCCGACCGCACACTAGCGTGCCTATCGTCATCACTTCGTTCAGATTCCCGTTGGGGTGTTCTGCATACGCGACGTCCGCTAAATCCAGTGGGCTCAATTGGTCGGTGCAACACTCTAATCTTGTAGCAAAGATGGAGTGCGGACATGAACCGGCGACAACGCATTAACTACTCGGCGGCGCAACGATCCGAGATCTGGGATCGTTGGCAAGCAGGCGAACCGATGAGTTCGATCGGACGCCGGTTTGACCGCGATTCCTCATTGGTATTCTCGATCATATCGCCGACTGGCGGTATCCGGCCGCCGGATCGGTGCCGTGCCAAGCGAGCGCTTAGTCTGTCTGAACGGGAGGAGATTTCTCGTTGGCTCAGCATGTGCCGCTCCTTGCGGTCGATCGCACGTCATTTGGGACGATCGGCTTCAACCATCAGCCGTGAAGTCCGACGCAATGGTGGGGCGGATCGCTATCGGGCAGCCCGGTCCGATCAGGCCGCCTGGGATCGATCGCGGCGACCCAAGCTCTGCAAGCTGGCTTGTCGTCCGTTCTTGAGGCGGACAGTATCGACCTTGTTGGGGAGGCACTGGTCGCCGGAACAGATTGCCGGCTGGCTGAAGCGGACGCACCCGGCGGAGCCCGAAAAGCAGGTGTCACACGAGACGATCTATCGCAGCCTGTTCATCCAGGCGCGCGGCGTCCTGAAAAAGGAGCTTCTTGAGCACCTGAGAGCAAAGCGTACGGTTCGTCGCTCCAGGCATGCGAGCATGAAACGGAACGGGCTCGGCCAGATCAAGAACGCCGTATCCATCAGTGAACGACCGCCTTCCGTCGATGATCGTGCGGTCCCTGGCCATTGGGAAGGCGATCTGATCGGTGGATCGAGGAATAGCTATATCGCAACGCTTGTTGAACGGCATTCGCGCTATGTGATGCTGATTAAAGTCGCGAACAAAGATACCGAAAGCGTTGTCTCGGCGTTGATCAAGCAATCGCGGCGGTTGCCCAGCGAACTTTACAGGTCCCTGACTTGGGACAGAGGTAAGGAGCTCGCCGACCATCAGCGACTGGCATTGGCCGCCGACGTCGATATCTATTTTTGTGACCCTCGCTCCCCATGGCAGCGCGGATCAAACGAGAACACCAACAGGTTGCTGCGCCAATATCTGCCGCGGGGCACCGATCTCTCCTTGCACAGCCAAGCCAGGCTCAGCGCCATTGCAAGGCAGCTCAATGAGCGACCACGGAAAACCTTGCTTTATCAGACGCCGGCTGAGAGGTTTGCCGAATGTGTTGCAGCGATCGGTTGAACTCACCGCGCAAAGCCGTCATTTGGGGTAAGTTTCTATTCGTTCGTCGCTCGTAGGGAGCGACGTGGAGGGACGGGTTGGCATCGGAGCCGACTCCATGCCTGTCTGGAACAAAGGTCAAATTGTTGGCCAGAAACTTCCGCTCAAACCGAGAGAGGTTTGGGGGATGAGAACGAGATTGGAAGTTGCCTCCAACCTCCGAGAGCTTGCCCTCTTTATCTCGCAATCGACAGTAAGCTCCGCGCGTGCGATCTGACATGCATAAGAGTTCGAGACTTGATGATCTCCGGCTTATTGCGGAGTCGGGCAACGGTTATTCAAAAGAAAACGGGGAGCCCGGTCCATTTTGAGGTATCGGAGCAGACAAAGAGCAGTCTTGAGAAGTGGATTGCTTCGCGGAAGTTGCTTTCGTCAGACTTCCTGTTCCCCAGCCGTAAGTTGGCTAAACCTCATCTGTCTACCCGACAATATGGGCGGATCGTTGATCGATGGGTAGTCAGCCTTGGACTAGATCGAAGACGCTATGGAACCCATTCGCTACGCCGAACGAAGGTGTCTGAGATCTACAAGAAAACCGGAAATCTTCGCGCGGTTCAACTGCTCCTAGGTCACACCAAGCTTGAGAGCACCGTACGTTACCTCGGAATTGAGATAGATGACGCATTGGCCATGTCGGAGCAGGTGGATCTCTAAGTTCTCACTGAGGCGCATCATCACGTGATGCGCCTTTGGGCGTTGAGCTGACCGAGCGATCTAGTAATCCGAAATAGCTATGGTTTGCTCAAGAAGCTGCGACGTGCTGGATTCCCGCCTACGTGGAGAGTGACAGTGTGTTTTGCGGATTCCTCATACTTCGTCATTGCGAGCAGCTGTTGTCTCGGACACCCGGTAAATCCGTTCGCCTAGCCTCATCCATCGTTGCATGCCGCGCGCTGGCGCAGCAGCTTGACGAAGGCTTCCGCAGGCGGTGAGAGCACGAGACCGCGTCGCTGGTAGATGTAGTAGCGACGGTTGATTTCCGGGGCGCGGAGCTTGATGAAGCGCACGTCGAAATTCGCAGCGAAGATTTGCCCGTAGTCCGGAACGGCGGCAAGGCCGGTGCCAACACCCACCAGCGCCAGTGCGGTGGTGAGATATTGGACCTCGACGGCGGTCTGCATCGACAGTGAGCGATCGTGCTCGTGCAGCAGGCGTTCCAGATGCCGATTGAACTCGCTGGAGTAAATCACCCAGCGCGCGTCGCGCAGTTTTTTCCAGGAGACTGCCTGTTGGCGCCCCAGCGGATTGCGCGCCGCGCAGACCAGACGGATCGGCACATCCATCAGGAACGTGCTGGTGACATCGTCGCCGGTGGCGCGCTCGGGGCCGACACCCAGTTCCGCCTCGCCCCGGCGCACGATGCTCACCACCTCATCCGCCATCGCGTCGGTCACGCGCAGGCCGACGTCGGGATGAGCCTGTTCGAATTCGCCCAGCGCCGCCGCCACCCATGTACATGCCAGCATCTGCGGCGCGGCCACGCGTAGCAGACCGGTACGAAGCAGGCGAAGGTCCGAAGCGCCCTCGGCGATCTGCTGAACGTCATCCAGGATGCGACGCGCAAAAGGGAGCAATTGCTGGCCGGCGGCGGTTAGCAGCACGACCGGGCCACGGTCAAAGAGCTTCAGGTGGAGGGTCTCCTCGAGCTGCTGGACCAGCATGCTGACGGCCGATTGCGTCAGGTTGATCTGCCGCGCGGCCGTCGTGAAGCTGCCGGCCCGCGCGACCGCGGCGAAGGCCCGCATCTGGCGCAGGCTGAGATTGGAGAGAACGTCGGGCCGCATAGGAGTCTCCCGCTGGCGTGGTTTGGGTATCAGAAAGCCTGATGAGAGTATTAGAAGAATTCGCTTGTGTGATGGGGGAGTTATTTTCCAGAATTCGTCCCCATGCACATTGTCGTCATAGGGACTGGAATCGTTGGCGCCTGCACGGCCGCATGGCTGCAGCGCGACGGACATGCGGTGACGTTCGTCGATCCGCTGGAGGCGGGCGAAGCCTGCTCGTTCGGCAATGCGGGCTCGCTATCGCCCAGCGCCTGCCTGCCGGTGGGTATGCCGGGCATGTGGAAGAAGGTTCCGCGCTGGCTGTTGGATCCATTGGGGCCGCTGACGGTGCGCTGGGCCTATGCGCCGCGGGTGGCACCGTGGCTCCTGCGCTTGCTGCATCATTCGTCGCGCGAAGAGGTGACGCGTATCGCCACCGCGTTGCGTACACTGCTGGAGCCAATCTTCGATTGCTACGATCCGCTGCTCACCCATGCCGATGCGCAGGAGCTCGTGCGGCGCAGCGGTTGCCTCTACGTCTTTTCGTCGCGGGAGACCGCAACGCAGTGGTCATGGGGCATGAACCTGCGGCGATCGTTGGGCGTCAAGATGCAGGACGTCGATCAGGATGAGCTCGAAACTCTCGAGCCAGACCTCAAGGGACGCTTCCGCTTCGGCATCCTGGCGCCCGAGAACGGCTCCACGTCCGACCCGTCTGCCCTCGTCAAGGTACTTTACAATCGCTGCATCACGGACGGCGCGCGCCACGTCCGCGACCGCGTTCGCGGCTTCGAGCGTGAGGGCAAGCGCGTCACGGCCGTGCGGCTGGAACGCGGCGAGCCGCTGGCGGCGGATGGCGTGGTGGTGGCGGCCGGTGCATGGTCGGGCGCGTTGGCCGCATCGCTCGACAGCCCGGTGATGCTGGAGACACAGCGCGGTTACCACGTCACCGTGCAGAGTTCGAACCTGACTTTGCGCCACACCGTGATGGCGGTGGAGCACAATCTGATGGTCAACCCGATGGCCATGGGCCTTCGGCTGGCCGGCACGGTGGAATTCGCCGGCCTGAAAGCCGCGCCCAACATGGCGCGCGCCGATGCGCTGTTACGTCAGGGGCAGCAGCTGTTCCCGCACCTCGACACGTCGTCCTACACGCGCTGGATGGGTCATCGTCCCTGTCATCCCGATAGTCTGCCCGTGATTGGTCCGGTCCGTGCGGTCGATAACGCGTGGCTCGCCTTCGGCCACGGCCATATGGGCATGTGCATGGGCGCGGCAACCGGCCGCGAGATCGCGCATCTGGTGGCGGGACGCCCGACGCAGGTGGATCTCACGCCGTTTTCGCCGGAGCGATTCCGTTGAGCCCGTCCTGGTCGCTTGCGGCGGACATGGGTGGCACGTTCATCGATGCAGTGGCCTTGCGACACGACGGACAGATCGCCTCACTCAAACATCCGCGCGCCGGGGGCCCGCTGGCGGAGACGGTCGTCGAGGCGCTCGATCTGTTGCGCGCGCAGGCGGGCATCGGGGCAGGCGATGTCGGACGGGTCGTGCACGGCTCGACCGTCATCACCAACCTGCTGCTGGAATTGAACGAGCCGCCGGTCGCCCTTGTGCTCACGCGCGGCATGCGCGATGTGCCTGTACTGGCGCGGCAGGATCGCAAGGAGCTGTACGAGCCCGTCATCGCGCCAGCCTTGCCCGACGCAAAACTGTTTCCGGGGCCGCTCCGTTTCGAAATCTCCGGACGGATCGATGCCGCCGGGCGCGAGGTCGAACCGCTTGGCCTGTCGGCGCTGGATGCGATCGCCGATGCGGTGAGCGCCGCCGGGGTGCGCGCCGTGGCGGTTGGCCTGTTGTTCTCGCACCTCAATCCGGACCACGAACGTGCCGTGCGCACCGCGCTGCATGCGCGTCTGCCGGACCTGTATGTTTCACTGTCCTGCGAGGTCGATCCGCAACCGCGGGAGTTCGAGCGATGGCTGACGACAGCGCTTGACGCCTATGCCAGGCCGCTGGCGGGAGATTACCTGCATGCATTGGCTGACGCGTTGACGGCGCGCGGCCTGCCGACACCGCGCGTAATGCGATCGTCCGGCGGCACCGCGCCTTGGCGCGAACTCGCGGAACAGCCGATCGGCCTCGCGATGTCCGGTCCCTGCGCGGCGCTGCAGGGTGTGGCCGCCAGCATCAGCACATGCGCGTCCGGACCCGCGATCGTCATGGATGTGGGAGGCACCAGCGCCGACATCAGTCTGCTCCTGGAGGGTAGGCCGACATTCACCGATGCGCTGGAATGTGGCAGCTTGCCAATCCGCCAGCGCTGCGTGGACATCACCTCCATCGGCATCGGCGGCGGCAGCTTGGTGTCGGTGCTGCCGGGCGGCGCATTGCGGCTGGGGCCGCGCTCGCAAGGCGCCTGGCCGGGGCCAGCCGCCTTCGGTCTGGGCGGTGACTTACCGACACTCAGCGATGCGCTGTGCGTGCTGGATCGTTTGCCGCCGCGATTGGCAGGCGGGATCGTGCTGGACCGCGCGGCGGCCGAGACCGCGCTCGGCGACATCGCCGCCGCGCTCGGTCTGTCTGTATCTCGAACGGCGGAGGCCGTCGTGAGCGCGGCCGCGGCCGAAATGGCAGAGGCGCTCAAGACCCACGCCTTCCAGCGCAACCTCGATCCCGCTCACGCGGTGCTCGTCGCCATCGGCGGCGGCGGCGCGCAACATGCGGCCGAAGTGGCCGAGAGCGCCGGCATCCGTCGTGTGCTGGTGATGCCGCATGCCAGCGTGATCGCGGCGCTTGGCATGCTGGCCGATCCGGAGGAGGCCGCTGTCCAGTTGGCGGCGAGCGATGGCCTCTGGGATCCGCTGCCGCCGCAGGGCGAGGGGCCGCATGCCCTATTCGCGTCGATGACCACCGTATGGGTGCCCGCAGGCTGGTCCTGGTGGCTCATGCCGGACCAAACACTGGCGCTGGAGGCGAAGGCCTGATGCCGCCCGCGCACGCACCAGCACACGATCTGGAGATCGCTCTGCGCATGGAGCCGCTGCGACTGGCGCTGCAGGGCACGGCCGATCGCATGCAGGCCGGCATGACGCGCGCTGCCGTATCGTCCATAGCCCGCGAGAGCGGCGACTGCGCCGCGGCGCTGTTTCTGCCGGACGGACGCATGCTGGCTCAGGCCCGCTCGCTGCCGCTGTTGCTGGGATCGCTGATTCCGGCCGTGGCCGGTGTGCTCGCGCGTTTCCCGCTGGCCGCGATGTCTGAGGGCGACGCCTATCTGCTTAACGATCCCTGGTCCGGCGGCACGCATTTGCCCGATCTCGCGCTGGTGCATCCGATCTTCCAGGGTGGCGAGGTGATTGCCTTGGCTGCCGCCAATCTGCACCATCAGGATGTGGGCGGCATGGCCGCCGGCTCCATCCCGCCTGACGCCAATGAAGTCTACCAGGAAGGCTTGCGCATTCCTCCGGTGCGCTGGCGCAGCGCCGACGGTGTGCAGCCCGACATTGACGCCATCCTGGTGGCCAATTCGCGCATGCCGGATAATTTGCGCGGTGACCTCGCGGCGCAATGGATTGCGCTGACACAGGGCGCGCGTGAAGTGAAGCAGATCGTGCGACACACCGGACCTCGTTTCATGGAGGTCTGCGATGCCTTGCTTGCGCAGACCGAACGCATGACAAGGGCGGCCCTCCGAGCTGCGCCCGATGGCGCGTGGAGCTGGCGCGACCAGCTCGACGGCAGCGACATCGACACCGCACCGGTCACCATTGCCGTGACATTGCGCAAGCAGGGCGATGCGCTGGTCATCGACTTCGACGGCAGCGCGCCGCAGGTCCGTGGACCGCTGAACGCATCGCCGGCGGCCATGCTGTCTGCAGCCTTGTTCTTCATGCGCACGCTGGCGCCTGATGCTCCCAACAATGCGGGCTGCCTGGCGCCGCTGACGCTGAAGCTTCCGCCCGGCAGCCTGGTCAATCCGATGTTGCCGGCGGCAGTCAATGCGCGCACGGCAACCGTAAAGCTGGCCTGCAACGCGATCCTCGGTGCCTGGTCGCAGTCGGCAAGCGGGACGGGCGTGGCGCCACACGCCGGTGTGGCCACTGTCCTCGCGCTCAGCGGCACGCGGATGGACGGGCAACGCTGGATGTTCACCGAGATCATCGCGAGCGGCGCCGGCGCCAGCGTCAACGCGTCTGGCCGCGCCGGCGTTTCCACCGACGTCGGCAATGCCCGTAATACGCCGTTGGAGGTGATCGAGACCGAAGCGCCGCTGCGCGTGGAATGCTACGAGATCCGCCGCGGTAGCGGGGGCGCCGGCATGCAATGCGGCGGTGACGGCGTCAGACGCGCCTATCGTCTGCTCGAAGGTGAGGGCTGGATTGCCTATCGCGGAGAACGCCATGTCGGCCGCGCCCGCGGTGTGCAAGGCGGCGACGCCGGCGCAAATTCGGTGGCCCGGGTTTTGCGTGTGGGCGGAGCGGTGGAGTTCTTGCCAGCGCGCGCCCGCATCGCGTGGTCCGCAGGCGATGTGCTGATCATCGAAACCGCTGGCGGTGGTGGCTGGGGATCTCTCGCTCCAGTTGGATCCGCCGACACACTTGCAAGGAGTTATCCATGATCCGCTTCCCGATGTCGCTCCGCACGACGCTGGCGTTGGCCAGTCTCGCGGTGTTTCTGCCTGCGTCGGGTTATGCGCAAGCAACTTACCCGAACAAGCCGATTCATATCGTTGTGCCCTTCGCGTCCGGCGGCAGCACCGACGTGCTTGCGCGGCGTCTCGGAGAAAAATTCGCCGCCGGCTGGGGCCAGCCGGTCGTGGTCGATAATCGCCCCGGTGCCGGCGGCACTATCGGGGCCGACTTCGTGGCCAAATCTGCACCCGACGGCTACACCCTGCTGGCGGGTGTGACTGGCAGCAACGCCATCGCACAGCCCCTGTACCCCAAACTGCCCTACGACGTGGTCAAGGATTTCGCGCCATTGTCGATCATGGTGAGCGCGCCGCTCGTGCTCGCCGTCAACCCCGACGTCAAGGCGACTACGGCGGCCGAGTTTCTCGCTCTGGCCAAGTCGAAACCGGACGCGCTGAGTTTCGGCTCGCCCGGCAACGGCACCTCGATGCATCTCACCGGCGAGATGTACAAGCAGGTTACCGGCGCCTCGATGGTGCACATTCCTTACCGCGGCAGCGCGGCCATGCTCACCGACCTCATGAGCGGTCAGATCCAGTCCGCATTCGGTGACGTATTGGTGCTGATGCCGCAGATCCAGGCGGGAAAGGTGCGCGCACTTGCCGTTACCTCGAAGACGAGGCTTCCCCTGCTGCCAGACGTGCCGACCCTGGATGAAGCGGGACTTCCGGGTTTCGAGGCGTCGTCATGGCAGGGCTTGTTTGCTCCGGCCGGCACGCCGCCCGACATCGTCGAAAAGCTGGGCGCGGAGGTGATCAAGGCCATGCAATCTCCCGACATCAAGGATTTTTTCGCAGCGCAGGGTTTCGTCGTTCAAGGATCGACGCCAGCGGCATTCAAGGCCTTTGTCGCAAGCGAGGTGAACAAATGGACGCCGATCGTGAAGAATTCCGGCGTGCAGGCCAATTGAGCTGACACGTTCCAACTCTGTAGCGCAACTGCATCGGAACGACCTCGAAGTGTGTCGGAGTTGAAAGGGCGTTTGCGGTTATTGCGGTGAGCAGGACAATACGCAATCGATGACTTTCGTTTCTAAGCATCGTGCCGGAAAACTTTATTACTGCCCCCTAGTGGCGCAAAGCCGCCATCCAGGCGTATCGTCCTCAATCTTAGCTTGGCCCAGATCATGTTAGATGAGGCAGCGCTTCGAACTCTACATGCGTGCATCCAAATCTCGTGTGCAGCAGCGACGATCTGCACAGAGATTGTCTTGAAGACAGAAGTAGTCTGGGGCGATCTATGCGTGCGCGTCCTTGGGAGGCCACCGGGCAACCACCCGCTATCTCGCCATCCACGTTGCGCAAGCGCAGTCGGTGTCGAAACCGGCTGCGTTTTTATTAGAACTGAGCTCATGCAAGCCCGTCGACAAATTAACGA
It contains:
- a CDS encoding NAD(P)/FAD-dependent oxidoreductase, giving the protein MHIVVIGTGIVGACTAAWLQRDGHAVTFVDPLEAGEACSFGNAGSLSPSACLPVGMPGMWKKVPRWLLDPLGPLTVRWAYAPRVAPWLLRLLHHSSREEVTRIATALRTLLEPIFDCYDPLLTHADAQELVRRSGCLYVFSSRETATQWSWGMNLRRSLGVKMQDVDQDELETLEPDLKGRFRFGILAPENGSTSDPSALVKVLYNRCITDGARHVRDRVRGFEREGKRVTAVRLERGEPLAADGVVVAAGAWSGALAASLDSPVMLETQRGYHVTVQSSNLTLRHTVMAVEHNLMVNPMAMGLRLAGTVEFAGLKAAPNMARADALLRQGQQLFPHLDTSSYTRWMGHRPCHPDSLPVIGPVRAVDNAWLAFGHGHMGMCMGAATGREIAHLVAGRPTQVDLTPFSPERFR
- a CDS encoding tripartite tricarboxylate transporter substrate binding protein is translated as MIRFPMSLRTTLALASLAVFLPASGYAQATYPNKPIHIVVPFASGGSTDVLARRLGEKFAAGWGQPVVVDNRPGAGGTIGADFVAKSAPDGYTLLAGVTGSNAIAQPLYPKLPYDVVKDFAPLSIMVSAPLVLAVNPDVKATTAAEFLALAKSKPDALSFGSPGNGTSMHLTGEMYKQVTGASMVHIPYRGSAAMLTDLMSGQIQSAFGDVLVLMPQIQAGKVRALAVTSKTRLPLLPDVPTLDEAGLPGFEASSWQGLFAPAGTPPDIVEKLGAEVIKAMQSPDIKDFFAAQGFVVQGSTPAAFKAFVASEVNKWTPIVKNSGVQAN
- a CDS encoding hydantoinase B/oxoprolinase family protein → MPPAHAPAHDLEIALRMEPLRLALQGTADRMQAGMTRAAVSSIARESGDCAAALFLPDGRMLAQARSLPLLLGSLIPAVAGVLARFPLAAMSEGDAYLLNDPWSGGTHLPDLALVHPIFQGGEVIALAAANLHHQDVGGMAAGSIPPDANEVYQEGLRIPPVRWRSADGVQPDIDAILVANSRMPDNLRGDLAAQWIALTQGAREVKQIVRHTGPRFMEVCDALLAQTERMTRAALRAAPDGAWSWRDQLDGSDIDTAPVTIAVTLRKQGDALVIDFDGSAPQVRGPLNASPAAMLSAALFFMRTLAPDAPNNAGCLAPLTLKLPPGSLVNPMLPAAVNARTATVKLACNAILGAWSQSASGTGVAPHAGVATVLALSGTRMDGQRWMFTEIIASGAGASVNASGRAGVSTDVGNARNTPLEVIETEAPLRVECYEIRRGSGGAGMQCGGDGVRRAYRLLEGEGWIAYRGERHVGRARGVQGGDAGANSVARVLRVGGAVEFLPARARIAWSAGDVLIIETAGGGGWGSLAPVGSADTLARSYP
- a CDS encoding hydantoinase/oxoprolinase family protein, translating into MSPSWSLAADMGGTFIDAVALRHDGQIASLKHPRAGGPLAETVVEALDLLRAQAGIGAGDVGRVVHGSTVITNLLLELNEPPVALVLTRGMRDVPVLARQDRKELYEPVIAPALPDAKLFPGPLRFEISGRIDAAGREVEPLGLSALDAIADAVSAAGVRAVAVGLLFSHLNPDHERAVRTALHARLPDLYVSLSCEVDPQPREFERWLTTALDAYARPLAGDYLHALADALTARGLPTPRVMRSSGGTAPWRELAEQPIGLAMSGPCAALQGVAASISTCASGPAIVMDVGGTSADISLLLEGRPTFTDALECGSLPIRQRCVDITSIGIGGGSLVSVLPGGALRLGPRSQGAWPGPAAFGLGGDLPTLSDALCVLDRLPPRLAGGIVLDRAAAETALGDIAAALGLSVSRTAEAVVSAAAAEMAEALKTHAFQRNLDPAHAVLVAIGGGGAQHAAEVAESAGIRRVLVMPHASVIAALGMLADPEEAAVQLAASDGLWDPLPPQGEGPHALFASMTTVWVPAGWSWWLMPDQTLALEAKA